In Nostoc sp. UHCC 0926, a single genomic region encodes these proteins:
- a CDS encoding TonB-dependent receptor plug domain-containing protein, which translates to MICHLDNEKGKFSDRTFRVEGLAPNVLQQDSDSEALRRNAERTFTITCIWSLGGKYEFMQSVNALSGQFIRGSNSAQVLILLDGRPINDLGSGGFDLSEFTTNIVERVEVLPGGGSTLYGSDAIGGVINIITRRPTEKVTTQAGVILGAYGLNQQTINNNGRVGDISWVVGYNRTEAENNYPFSIPEANFEGTRENNDTLYNNFNVKLEANLGSRNTVTLSTLYLGKDQGVPGGVPIPEPLYGQGYFNSLTDSDRKYTDQVLTDLTWNSKLGSGDDSLLTAKVYADFLNTRYDSRNSSQARYDNGQTSYGLQTQHSWKFANNQTLVYGFDYRNVAATNSTFDFSVNTKTVTYDDSISQGALFARYEINFTPSFTANLGLRQDFSSLTNGSFTSPSVGTKFALTDSTTVRANYIKNFRAPNLFSLYANGGSYVGNPNLRPEKGDSYDIGIDQKLGNFGLLRLTYFNNTISDLIAYNFAVPVATYENIGKVRTTGIEAVLNLQLTKNIYAFVSYTANDPRILKSTNSAEVDKELRFAGADSLNAGLSYETRQGLYAGILMHSLGAYPINNINTESLSGYTTFD; encoded by the coding sequence GTGATTTGTCATCTTGATAATGAGAAAGGAAAATTTAGCGATCGCACTTTTAGGGTTGAGGGATTAGCACCCAATGTTCTCCAACAAGATAGCGATAGCGAAGCGCTACGGCGAAACGCCGAACGCACTTTCACCATTACATGCATTTGGTCGTTGGGTGGAAAATACGAATTTATGCAAAGCGTAAACGCCTTAAGCGGTCAATTTATCCGAGGTTCTAACTCTGCACAAGTCTTGATTTTGCTTGATGGTAGACCGATTAACGATTTAGGTTCCGGTGGTTTTGACCTTTCAGAATTTACTACCAATATTGTTGAAAGAGTGGAAGTATTACCAGGTGGTGGTTCTACCCTTTATGGTTCTGATGCGATTGGGGGAGTGATTAACATTATCACTCGTCGTCCTACAGAAAAAGTGACAACACAAGCGGGAGTTATCCTTGGCGCTTATGGGCTAAATCAGCAGACTATCAACAATAACGGCAGAGTAGGGGATATTTCTTGGGTTGTAGGTTACAACCGTACCGAAGCCGAAAATAATTATCCTTTTTCCATCCCAGAAGCGAACTTTGAGGGAACCAGGGAAAATAATGACACTCTCTACAATAACTTTAATGTCAAGTTAGAGGCGAATTTAGGTTCTCGCAATACCGTAACCCTCTCAACCCTATATTTAGGTAAAGACCAAGGAGTACCAGGAGGAGTACCGATTCCTGAACCATTATATGGTCAAGGTTATTTTAACTCGTTAACGGATAGCGATCGCAAATACACAGACCAAGTTCTCACCGATTTAACCTGGAACTCAAAACTAGGAAGTGGGGATGATTCACTGTTAACAGCAAAAGTTTACGCAGATTTCCTTAACACTCGCTATGATAGTCGCAATTCATCCCAAGCACGATATGATAATGGGCAAACTTCTTATGGATTGCAAACACAACACAGTTGGAAATTTGCTAATAATCAAACCCTAGTTTATGGCTTTGATTACCGCAATGTAGCAGCTACTAACAGTACATTCGACTTTTCTGTTAATACAAAAACAGTCACTTATGACGATAGTATTAGTCAAGGGGCGCTATTTGCTAGATATGAAATTAACTTTACCCCTAGCTTCACTGCCAACTTAGGTTTACGCCAGGATTTTAGCAGCTTGACAAATGGTTCATTTACATCACCGAGTGTCGGGACAAAATTTGCGCTTACCGACTCTACCACCGTGAGAGCTAATTATATCAAGAATTTCCGCGCACCGAATCTTTTTAGCTTATATGCAAATGGTGGTAGTTACGTTGGTAACCCTAATCTCCGTCCAGAAAAAGGCGATAGTTATGATATCGGAATTGACCAGAAGCTAGGCAATTTTGGTCTGTTACGCTTGACCTATTTCAACAACACAATATCAGATTTAATCGCCTATAATTTTGCTGTTCCTGTAGCTACTTACGAAAATATAGGTAAGGTTCGTACTACAGGAATCGAAGCAGTTTTAAATTTGCAGCTAACGAAGAATATCTATGCCTTTGTTAGTTATACAGCAAATGATCCGCGAATTTTAAAAAGTACAAACTCAGCCGAAGTTGATAAAGAATTACGGTTTGCCGGTGCAGATAGTTTAAATGCAGGACTTTCTTACGAAACTCGTCAAGGTTTATATGCTGGAATACTAATGCATTCTTTAGGTGCGTATCCCATAAACAATATTAATACAGAATCTTTGTCTGGGTACACTACTTTTGATTAG
- a CDS encoding RNA recognition motif domain-containing protein encodes MSIYVGNLSYDVTQEDLSGIFAEYGTVKRVQVPTDRETGRPRGFAFVEMGTEAEETAAIEALDGAEWMGRDLKVNKAKPKEDRGDRGSFGGNRGGYGGGGGGRSRY; translated from the coding sequence ATGTCAATTTATGTAGGTAACCTCTCTTATGACGTTACACAAGAGGATTTAAGTGGTATTTTTGCAGAATATGGTACTGTAAAGCGGGTTCAAGTACCTACTGACCGTGAAACTGGTCGTCCACGAGGCTTTGCTTTTGTGGAAATGGGAACTGAAGCCGAAGAAACAGCTGCCATTGAAGCTCTAGACGGTGCTGAGTGGATGGGTCGTGACCTGAAAGTGAATAAGGCTAAACCTAAAGAAGACAGAGGTGATAGAGGTTCGTTTGGTGGTAACCGAGGAGGATACGGCGGTGGCGGTGGCGGACGCTCCCGCTACTAA
- a CDS encoding CsbD family protein produces the protein MSIEDKAKAFAKNVEGKVQEAVGEVTGDPKDKAEGKAKQAEAQVRHTAENIKDEVKKTLE, from the coding sequence ATGAGTATCGAAGATAAAGCCAAAGCTTTTGCTAAAAACGTTGAAGGTAAAGTACAAGAGGCGGTTGGCGAAGTAACTGGCGATCCTAAAGATAAAGCTGAAGGTAAAGCTAAACAGGCTGAAGCCCAAGTCCGCCATACTGCTGAAAATATCAAAGATGAAGTCAAAAAGACTTTAGAATAG
- a CDS encoding ABC transporter substrate-binding protein, giving the protein MMAIIARLFRDGKLVFGIAVGASQFLLIATLIIACHSTAINISTNTNKNSCIQVYDKNTDYFPNKVKITHATGLAVEYHKHYKIVTIKNPWQNAKTGFQYVLVQCGTPTPQGFNQTQVITVPVNSIVSLSSTHLPHLAKLGVVDKLIGVSNSKQINTPDVVERIKAGKVSQIGNNDNVDIEKLLELNPDLVTTYGTGNSQTDSYTKLTEAGLKVGINAEYMEDTPLARSEWLKFTALFFNKEEKAEKIFNEIANKYEQIAQKAKSVKNRPTVFVGFNFKGTWYTPGGKSYVAKYLADAGANYLWSNDKSSGSLPLSFEVVLERAANADYWLNFRQSWKSLKDLVAEDNRYADFKAVKQGNLYNNNARVNENGGNDYWEDGISNPDVVLSDLIKILHPDILPNHQLFYYGKLI; this is encoded by the coding sequence ATGATGGCTATAATTGCGCGGCTTTTTCGTGATGGAAAGCTGGTTTTTGGTATTGCTGTAGGCGCGAGTCAATTCTTATTAATTGCTACTTTAATTATTGCTTGCCATAGTACAGCAATCAACATATCTACAAATACTAATAAGAACAGTTGTATTCAAGTATACGATAAAAATACTGATTACTTCCCTAATAAAGTTAAAATTACTCATGCCACAGGCTTGGCAGTAGAATATCACAAACACTACAAAATAGTCACCATCAAAAATCCTTGGCAAAATGCTAAGACAGGTTTTCAATATGTTCTAGTTCAATGTGGAACTCCTACGCCACAAGGATTTAATCAAACACAGGTAATTACAGTACCAGTAAATTCTATAGTCTCTCTTTCTAGTACTCATTTACCGCACTTAGCAAAGTTAGGAGTAGTTGATAAATTGATTGGCGTTAGTAATAGTAAGCAAATAAATACTCCTGATGTAGTAGAAAGAATCAAAGCTGGGAAAGTATCACAAATAGGTAATAATGACAATGTGGATATAGAGAAATTATTAGAATTAAATCCTGACTTAGTAACAACTTATGGTACTGGAAATTCCCAAACTGATAGCTATACCAAACTCACAGAGGCGGGTTTGAAAGTGGGGATAAATGCGGAATATATGGAAGACACACCATTGGCAAGAAGTGAATGGCTGAAATTTACGGCTTTGTTTTTTAATAAAGAAGAAAAAGCAGAAAAAATCTTTAATGAAATTGCCAATAAATATGAACAAATAGCTCAAAAAGCCAAATCTGTAAAAAATCGCCCGACTGTATTTGTTGGATTTAACTTTAAAGGAACTTGGTATACACCTGGGGGCAAAAGTTACGTGGCCAAATATCTGGCTGACGCAGGAGCAAACTACCTCTGGAGTAATGATAAATCATCTGGTAGTCTACCTCTATCTTTTGAAGTTGTTTTAGAACGTGCGGCTAATGCTGATTACTGGTTAAATTTTCGTCAATCTTGGAAGAGTTTAAAAGATTTAGTTGCGGAAGATAATCGTTATGCTGATTTTAAGGCTGTGAAACAGGGAAATCTTTATAATAATAATGCCCGTGTCAATGAAAATGGGGGTAATGATTACTGGGAAGATGGTATTAGTAACCCAGATGTCGTTTTATCTGACTTGATTAAGATACTGCATCCAGATATATTACCTAATCATCAACTATTTTATTACGGCAAACTTATTTAA
- the rpsU gene encoding 30S ribosomal protein S21, with protein MTQVIVGDNEHIESALRRFKREVSKAGIFPDMRKHRHFETPLEKRKRKEVAKHRQSKRSFRN; from the coding sequence ATGACCCAAGTAATTGTAGGTGACAATGAACACATTGAGTCAGCCTTACGACGATTTAAGCGAGAAGTTTCCAAGGCTGGAATTTTTCCAGACATGAGAAAACATCGTCATTTTGAAACGCCCTTAGAAAAACGCAAGCGCAAAGAAGTTGCCAAGCACAGACAGAGTAAGAGAAGTTTTCGTAATTAA
- a CDS encoding SMI1/KNR4 family protein — MSELTDELQYIFNWLKSTNVEFFDCYNPGLTRQQIDEITKDLPFRLSEEVYELYQWRNGTADLGYNNGYLPLYFLFPDQFMSDSPIPFYTLQESVSNYHDLWQLAQSIMMNKPYDNYKAWDQKWFPIASFENKTILYIVGDLDPSPIYVVDYIFIDNPLRVYNNLTSMISVIAECCELGLYQLIPYEDGEEDDMIIRIDEEKLELEKEIYRKYNS; from the coding sequence ATGTCTGAACTTACGGATGAACTTCAATATATTTTCAATTGGTTAAAATCCACTAATGTTGAATTCTTTGATTGTTACAATCCAGGTTTAACTCGCCAGCAAATTGATGAAATTACTAAGGATTTACCATTCAGGTTATCCGAAGAAGTATACGAGCTTTATCAATGGCGTAATGGAACCGCCGATCTTGGTTATAACAATGGCTATCTACCACTCTATTTTTTGTTTCCTGACCAATTTATGAGTGATTCACCTATTCCATTCTATACTTTACAAGAATCAGTTTCAAATTATCATGATTTATGGCAACTTGCACAATCAATTATGATGAATAAGCCATATGATAATTATAAAGCATGGGATCAAAAATGGTTTCCTATTGCCTCATTCGAGAACAAAACAATTTTATATATAGTTGGCGATCTCGATCCATCTCCAATTTATGTTGTCGATTATATTTTTATTGATAATCCATTAAGAGTATATAACAATCTCACCAGCATGATATCTGTAATTGCAGAGTGTTGTGAGTTGGGTTTATATCAACTTATCCCATATGAAGATGGAGAAGAAGATGACATGATAATACGAATAGATGAAGAAAAGCTGGAACTTGAAAAAGAGATATATCGAAAATATAACTCCTAA
- a CDS encoding serine/threonine protein kinase produces the protein MSHITQSAVHCINPDCQRPYPQPWGNKFCNSCGAPLELLDRYVPLQPLGSGGFAQIYTVWDEKTQTEKVLKVLVEDSPKALELFTQEAAVLSSLQHPGVPRVDADGYFHVKLFNPKPHQLPCLVMEKINGRTLEEILKKFPQGCPEDLVLNWFAQAVQILQELHKRQIIHRDIKPSNLMLGTSSPSVTPLQGQTEGDRVVLIDFGGAKQFSASKLRSHSSSTRLFSSGYSPPEQVTGGIVGPSADFYALGRTVIELLTGKYPLELEDQQTGKLRWRTAVNVNPQLASLLDEMVQEDVRSRPANAAMIQKRLAKISRPLPPPGLFSQLRNNVKQASTQASQRFRLLTQAIKQALANFSQAVTKIVIFIAQAIIKTFQACLATIWAMILTSIGACFGAIAGFILAYHTSLGRQVVELILSQLNQLVPNTQPVFGADILVFVAAGWGTAWGLTVSGCFGQRRRFLVASLMGMISYGFGWLILQLITPKDSGEGLVAVILVAVCLLTLSLGLRSHHIVYAVFAAFGSAIAYAVLILLRLAPPIFQFSSQPAWSELYLPLTFFGSLGFLISFWLGVSYYLIVPGLRFLGWR, from the coding sequence GTGTCCCACATCACTCAGAGTGCGGTTCACTGCATAAATCCTGATTGTCAACGTCCTTATCCTCAGCCTTGGGGAAACAAATTTTGTAACAGCTGTGGCGCACCGCTAGAGTTGTTAGACCGCTATGTTCCACTTCAGCCCTTGGGGTCGGGAGGATTTGCTCAAATTTACACGGTTTGGGATGAAAAAACTCAAACCGAAAAAGTGCTGAAAGTGTTGGTAGAAGATTCACCAAAGGCACTGGAATTATTTACCCAAGAGGCGGCAGTTTTATCTAGCTTGCAGCATCCAGGCGTCCCCAGAGTTGATGCCGATGGGTATTTTCACGTAAAATTGTTTAATCCCAAACCACACCAACTGCCTTGTCTGGTAATGGAAAAAATCAATGGGCGGACTTTAGAGGAGATATTAAAAAAGTTTCCCCAAGGGTGTCCAGAGGATTTGGTTTTAAACTGGTTCGCCCAAGCTGTACAGATTTTACAGGAATTACATAAACGTCAGATTATTCACCGCGATATCAAACCTTCTAATTTAATGTTGGGAACCTCTTCGCCATCTGTAACCCCGCTTCAAGGGCAAACAGAGGGCGATCGCGTGGTACTAATTGATTTTGGAGGGGCAAAACAGTTTAGCGCCTCTAAGCTACGTTCTCACTCTAGTTCCACCCGATTATTTTCTTCTGGCTACAGTCCACCAGAACAAGTGACTGGAGGTATTGTCGGGCCAAGTGCCGATTTTTATGCCCTCGGTCGAACGGTGATTGAATTACTAACAGGCAAATACCCGTTAGAGTTGGAAGATCAGCAAACGGGGAAATTGCGCTGGCGAACTGCGGTAAATGTCAACCCGCAACTAGCTTCTTTGCTTGATGAGATGGTGCAGGAGGATGTGCGATCGCGTCCAGCAAATGCAGCTATGATTCAAAAACGGTTGGCGAAGATTTCTCGACCATTACCGCCGCCAGGGTTATTTTCCCAACTACGGAACAACGTTAAGCAAGCCTCAACGCAAGCTTCCCAGAGATTTAGACTACTAACACAAGCTATTAAACAAGCTTTAGCTAACTTTAGCCAAGCTGTAACCAAAATTGTTATTTTTATCGCTCAGGCAATCATCAAAACTTTCCAAGCTTGTTTAGCGACGATTTGGGCGATGATCCTGACTAGTATCGGCGCTTGTTTTGGTGCGATCGCTGGTTTTATTTTGGCATATCACACTAGCTTGGGTCGTCAGGTTGTGGAATTGATTTTGAGTCAGCTAAACCAATTAGTGCCAAATACTCAACCTGTCTTCGGGGCAGATATTTTGGTGTTCGTCGCCGCAGGCTGGGGAACCGCATGGGGACTAACAGTATCTGGGTGTTTTGGTCAACGGCGGCGCTTTTTAGTGGCGTCGCTGATGGGCATGATTAGCTATGGCTTCGGCTGGTTGATTTTGCAATTAATCACACCAAAAGACAGCGGCGAGGGCTTAGTGGCAGTGATTTTAGTGGCAGTTTGCCTACTCACCTTGAGTTTAGGTCTTCGCAGCCATCACATAGTGTACGCTGTGTTCGCTGCCTTTGGCAGTGCGATCGCCTATGCAGTTTTGATTCTTTTGAGGTTAGCACCTCCGATCTTCCAATTTTCTAGTCAACCAGCCTGGTCAGAGTTATACTTACCTCTGACTTTTTTTGGTTCTCTGGGCTTCTTGATCAGCTTCTGGTTAGGAGTGAGTTACTACCTAATTGTGCCTGGATTGCGCTTTTTAGGTTGGCGGTGA
- a CDS encoding ABC transporter ATP-binding protein encodes MNDAILTTHNLTIGYKTSRKTVRCVASDISLSLLVGELVCLLGPNGAGKSTLLRSLAGMQPPIAGQVRLLGENIYHLKPQELAKRLSLVLTEKVDVGMLSAYTLVSLGRYPYTDWWGNLTPKDEAIVLWAIKSVGAVHLAQRQVSELSDGERQKIMIARALAQSPIVMLLDEPTAFLDLPRRVEIMQLLRQLVRETNQAILLSTHDLDLALRIADKVWLLSTNGLLHVGAPEDLVLNGAFADTFRSEGVEFDVASGEFNLYTSYKGEINFIGEGIASVWTIRALKRAGFQVNQNKNSLPISVEVITKSKQVFWKITNSQSVYTHHSLYEMIKFLDCL; translated from the coding sequence ATGAATGATGCGATTTTAACAACTCACAACCTGACTATTGGTTACAAGACATCCCGAAAAACTGTTCGGTGTGTTGCATCGGATATTTCTCTATCTCTCTTAGTTGGGGAACTGGTTTGTTTACTTGGCCCCAATGGTGCGGGTAAATCTACATTACTGCGATCGCTCGCCGGAATGCAACCACCCATAGCAGGCCAAGTGCGACTCTTGGGAGAAAACATATATCATTTAAAACCACAAGAATTAGCAAAACGTCTGAGTTTGGTACTCACTGAGAAAGTTGATGTGGGAATGCTATCAGCCTACACCTTGGTGAGTTTGGGGCGATATCCTTACACTGACTGGTGGGGAAATTTGACACCCAAAGATGAAGCTATAGTACTTTGGGCAATTAAATCTGTAGGAGCAGTACACTTAGCACAACGCCAAGTTAGCGAATTAAGTGATGGTGAACGTCAAAAAATTATGATTGCGCGTGCTTTGGCTCAATCACCTATTGTTATGTTACTTGATGAGCCAACAGCATTTCTCGATTTACCGCGACGGGTAGAAATTATGCAATTGTTGCGCCAGTTAGTACGGGAAACTAATCAAGCAATTCTCCTTTCTACCCATGATTTAGATTTAGCTTTGCGGATTGCAGATAAAGTTTGGCTATTATCAACTAATGGTCTTTTACACGTTGGTGCACCGGAAGATTTGGTATTGAATGGTGCATTTGCTGATACTTTCCGTAGTGAAGGTGTAGAGTTTGATGTTGCTTCTGGTGAATTTAATCTCTATACATCCTACAAAGGAGAAATTAATTTTATCGGCGAGGGGATTGCGTCTGTGTGGACTATTCGTGCTTTAAAACGTGCAGGCTTCCAAGTTAATCAAAATAAAAATAGCTTACCAATCTCGGTAGAAGTGATAACAAAATCTAAACAAGTTTTTTGGAAAATCACAAACAGCCAGAGTGTATACACTCATCATTCGTTATATGAAATGATTAAATTTTTGGATTGTTTATAG
- a CDS encoding iron ABC transporter permease, translating into MLIKKSKFKIPLLNQKALALKIIIYSSLLIGLIFAFLLDLALGSVDIPINEVVKILLGQEIEKATWANIILKFRLPKALTATLSGAALGVSGLQMQTLFKNPLAGPFVLGISSGASLGVALVMLTASATTPTLLADLGIISDFGLVIAASLGAASVLGMMLVVSRRVQDTMTLLILGLLFGYATSAIVSILLQFSSKERIQSYIMWTFGSFAGVTWRQLVVLIPVILLSLLGAVLQSKSLNALLLGESYARSLGLTVQKTRFSIITSASILAGGITAFCGPIAFLGVAIPHLCRSLFNTSDHRILIPSVIIMGAILALIADLFSQLWVSQMVLPLNAVTALIGTPVVTWVILRRNSQKSFPS; encoded by the coding sequence ATGTTAATTAAAAAATCCAAATTTAAAATCCCCTTACTAAATCAAAAAGCTCTGGCTCTAAAAATTATTATTTACTCCAGTTTGCTGATAGGTTTAATATTTGCTTTTTTATTAGACTTAGCTTTAGGTTCAGTTGATATTCCTATCAATGAAGTAGTCAAAATTTTGCTAGGACAAGAAATAGAAAAAGCGACATGGGCTAATATTATTCTCAAATTTCGTTTACCTAAAGCTTTAACTGCAACTTTATCTGGTGCAGCTTTAGGTGTGAGTGGCTTGCAAATGCAAACTTTATTTAAAAATCCCTTAGCAGGGCCTTTTGTATTGGGTATTAGTTCTGGTGCAAGTTTAGGTGTAGCGTTAGTTATGCTGACAGCAAGTGCTACGACACCAACATTATTAGCAGATTTGGGAATAATTAGTGATTTTGGTTTAGTCATAGCTGCAAGTCTGGGTGCAGCATCAGTTTTAGGAATGATGTTAGTTGTTTCTCGCCGAGTGCAAGACACAATGACGCTACTGATTTTAGGTTTATTATTTGGCTATGCTACGAGTGCAATTGTCAGTATACTGCTGCAATTTAGTTCAAAAGAACGTATTCAAAGTTATATCATGTGGACTTTTGGTAGTTTTGCTGGGGTGACTTGGAGACAGTTAGTTGTTTTAATTCCAGTTATACTTTTAAGCTTATTGGGAGCAGTACTGCAATCAAAATCTTTGAATGCACTTTTACTTGGTGAATCTTATGCACGTAGTCTAGGTTTAACGGTGCAAAAAACCAGATTTTCTATTATTACTAGTGCATCTATATTAGCAGGTGGAATTACTGCTTTTTGTGGGCCTATAGCATTTTTAGGTGTGGCAATTCCCCATCTTTGTCGTAGTCTGTTCAATACTTCTGACCATCGAATATTAATCCCTAGTGTAATAATCATGGGTGCAATATTAGCGCTAATTGCAGATTTGTTTTCCCAACTTTGGGTAAGTCAGATGGTTTTACCTTTAAATGCTGTCACCGCTTTAATTGGAACTCCTGTTGTCACTTGGGTAATTCTGCGGCGTAACTCCCAAAAATCTTTTCCCTCATGA
- a CDS encoding pentapeptide repeat-containing protein, whose product MKLKIVATVVLLACFGFAEQALALNQLDLDQLKATSACPRCNLSGADLTRLNLTGANLRGADLSSATLSQVNLTNADLTGANLEGAILNSANLSGASLTGANLKSASLENADLSYAGLISANLEAANLKDTKLQFTNFRGANFRLTTLANGVVTSDKPYGWSLERQNPRECNEFKPENTRGTTCYSK is encoded by the coding sequence ATGAAACTTAAAATTGTTGCTACCGTCGTCCTGTTAGCCTGTTTCGGGTTTGCAGAGCAGGCACTTGCCTTAAATCAGCTAGACTTGGATCAGTTGAAGGCAACAAGTGCCTGTCCCCGGTGTAATTTGAGTGGTGCTGACCTAACTCGACTGAATCTAACTGGAGCAAATTTGCGAGGGGCTGACTTGAGCAGCGCTACATTATCTCAAGTTAATCTCACGAATGCCGATCTCACCGGTGCAAATTTAGAAGGTGCGATTCTGAATTCGGCGAATCTCAGTGGTGCTTCCTTAACAGGAGCAAATCTGAAATCAGCATCCCTGGAAAATGCTGATCTGTCTTATGCCGGTTTGATCAGCGCCAATTTGGAAGCAGCAAACTTAAAAGATACCAAATTGCAGTTTACTAATTTTCGAGGGGCTAACTTTCGACTAACAACTCTAGCTAATGGTGTTGTCACCTCGGACAAGCCCTATGGCTGGTCGTTAGAACGTCAAAATCCCAGAGAATGTAACGAGTTCAAACCCGAAAATACTCGAGGCACAACCTGTTACTCAAAATAA